Within the Populus trichocarpa isolate Nisqually-1 chromosome 14, P.trichocarpa_v4.1, whole genome shotgun sequence genome, the region caaaaactCACAAAAACACCTAagcaattaaattaaagaaacatgaGCATACATTTGATACAtaattggattctttttttaacaagatGTACAACTGGGTTATGTTTAAATTACACGCATGACAAATCTCTTGAGATGTTGCCATTACAACCTCTATTTTagcaccaaaaaataaaacacaacctACAAGTACTAATCGTAGCTTGTCTTTAACTTCAATTCTCTGAAGGATCAGATTTTTAAGGTTTATCGTGGGGGGCAGTGTTTCAATCCATCCTAAGGCCGCGtatcttcttcttgttgctaGCTGCGGTTTCTTAAACAACAAGGTTGCATAAACTGTGTTAAATGGTGACCGATTTACCATAATATATCCAAAACGGAGAGGTTAGGGCTTTGGAGAGGCATCCTGTGGCATCGGGTATCCAATGTTGTGGGATCCATTTGGTGCATGTCCAGCTTGAGGTAAGAATGGAGTGGCCACCTGTCGATaacaaggaaaaacattagaaagcTAGTAGCAGGTTCCCATGAACGGGAGATATAATTCTTACTGTGTACTTGGTTAAATGGGTGTTTGACACGTGTAACTCAGCAAAGTTGATTCCCAAATTCTCCGTCTCTGTACGAACTCGTCAAACAGAAGCTGGGCAACAGTGAGACTCGACACACCAAGTTTTGAGACCACGCTGTTCCTTTTGATGAAACAGCAACAAAATAGATTGCCATGggaaagaaaggaaatcaaaagAGGGGACCATCTTTCATCTCTGAATCTTTCTTCTACGTTAGAGGGGaccatttaaaaagaataatcatATTGCGAATTCAGAGCATTTACAAATACAGGCTCCCAGTCTGATCCCATTTACCATCGTGCGTATGTGTGTACACATGTAGCATGTGAATTTTAGTGCGTGCCCATTGAAGGAAGGTGAAAATTGGTTATCTCATGGCAGGAATTTGTTGAGCACtaaattcaatatataattatggTAATTGTGACAGTATCATTCAATGCATCTGATCCATCCAAGAATCAGAATTCCTGAGAGACTTGTGAAGACACGATAGGATACAAATTAAACAGTAAAATACCAAACTCTGAGAGACTTTTCTTTCCTGCAAGCCAGGAATTGAACACTCCCGGGTCCATTTACACAAAATGAAATCTCAACCACTGCAAGATTTCATAGGCTCggtttaattaaagaaatgctGAATTTTATACTAATTCTCGAACAATAATTAACCATTATATTTCCAGAGACAACAAAGATAATAAATCTTGATGGCCGGATGCAATggaagcttaaaaaaaaaagaattaataataacAGGGAGTTGAGCAATGAAAAAGAACCAtggaagcaaaagaaaagtCGTGAGAATATTCTTATCAGCACTGTTGCTTGCTGGAAAAGAAGAGAAGTGCCCAAGGAGTTCCATCAAGCTGAGTCAAGATGGGGCCTGCCTCTTTTCATTGCATTGATCAGTGAACTCACAAGGAAAAGAACCTGTGCCTTGATTTATCTGTGTCCAAATGGATCTGAACTTCACATTGGCCCCATCTTCTTCTAACACTATTATCACCATCAATGAAAATTGCCTCAATCATGTCTCAAGGCTGGTGCCTCACTGCTTACTTCCCTTGTATGAAGGCTAAGCGAAAAATATCGTTGCCTCGTGGATTCTGGTGCGTGGTTGGATGCCAGAGTCTTTTATTGACGTCAATTAGTGAATCGTATGGTCAGGATTGTCTGGATTTCGTCAGATTTTCAGCGAAAACGACAACACTTTGTACCATGTGTACTCTATTTTTGCATACCGTTACCCGTATATTTTTGTAGTGTACATAATATCGACCAAGGACAGAAATAAAGGATGCGATGTGTTGCGAGGAATTCCCAATTTTCTTCAtaatagaataaattaaaaaaaaaaaacacaataaacttAAACTTGCAAAACTCAGCTCATAGATTTCTCATCAGCATAGTTGTTAGATTCAGCTTGATTTATAAGTTTAGTGggttaattaatttctaaatgGGTTAACTAATTTCTAAATTAGTTGCTTcgcttgaatttattttaaaataattttttttataattgaaaaaataaaaaaagatttttgagatataaataatattttactgtTATATtactataattgaaaaaaaaactacaggtATTaagattgatgtttttttttaaaaaaaaaaacacgaaattAGGTCAAAACCAATTGTGTTAGGAACGTTGAAGCTTACAGGATTCcaaattttaagagatttttgtAGCAAGTTATGTATTTCCAAGACGTCCATGGCCTTGGCTTAATTTAATTGGAAAGGTGTTCGATTCAGCTAGAACTAATACACATCTTGACCGTCaatagaaaataagaaatgcTATTTTGTCCAAGTTCTTTCCAAAATTACTTTACCAACAATTTTAACTGCTGGGTGCGAGATCCATTAGTTTGGCCCATTCAATTTTATGATTAGAATTAGCTTCtctgaaaaaaaatgagattggGTTAAACctaaattatttcttgaattgTGGTTTCTTCCCTGATCGTTTCTTTACTCCTTAAAACCCAGGACTAGAACAACAGCCAGCCCTTCCCAAGCATGCTAAATTTGAAAGCCCACAATGGCCCAAATCATGCTTTCCACATTTTCAGGCCCAAAATATGCATTTTAGAGTGGAGGGTCATTGAAAGAAAAACTCTAGTTTTGATGAGATTGGATAGGAATGTCGAGTTGATTTGTTAGATAAttagttagttttttaatttaagcaatTTGTTCTTCTCTCCCTAGCCAAGATGTGATAGCCAAGATCCGATACGTGGTAGGTCAAGTCAAAGTGGTTGGTGGCTAGTACCAACAAAAAATCATCTCTTTGTAGGTTTGATGACTCTTTGATGCTTGagtaaatatctttttagaaagagaaatgatattttaaagtgatagactttaaaaatatatatgttaaaaacatGAAGAATGAAGAGATTATGAACCTCGTGTTTGAAGGATTCACAATGCATTTATAACCCATgagttttttctctttataaagaGGAGGggctaaatataattttgtcctgatgattttaaaaagaaaaaatattcttaacatATGCATTGATgatgaataaatattatttacatgaACATTAATGTTGGTGGTAATACGAAAGGCTTTTAGATGACTTTTATACACTATCCATTACACACACAATATTAATGTCGATGAAAATATAATAGACACTTAGAGAACTTTTATACACTATCccttatacaataataatattgatggaaatataATAGGCTCTAGAGAATTTTTATACATTATCCcttacacaacattaatgtCAATGAAAATATGATAGACTTTTAGAGAACTTTTATATACTTAAGAGTGTAGCaagaatatgataaaaaatatagctGAGCCTATAAGAACTAAGCTCTTTTCTTAAGCTGAGCCTATGAGGGTTGGATTCTTCCACTAAGTGAAGCCGATGATATTGGATTCTTTTGCAAAGTCGAGCTTGTGAGGGTTAAGCTTTTCTCTGAGCCCATGACTTTGAGGTCTTCTCCGAAACCAAGCCTATAAGAGTTGACTCAACTCCTAAACCAAGTTCATGGTTGTGGGTTCTTCTTCAAAATTGAGTTCACGAGGGCAAGATTTTTTTTCGAAGCCGGGTCCATGAGAGGTTGAGCTCTCCTTCTAAACTAAATACATAAGGGTTGTGCTATTCTTCAAAGCTGGCCTAGACATGTAGCCCGGgctcattaaatttaattttaggtgTATCACATTCTAAAGCATTGTTTTAACACAAGCATTCTAACTTTTAACGTAACACTATGTAGTACATGTTTTAATGGTGCTGTAGCTCTACAAACTAAGCAAGTAAAGTGCAGATAcccttcttcttgttctttatttattgAGGGTTGAgattacgttttttttttttttagttttttagtttaacgtgggtatccgggttagcttgcgcgcacctcgactaatcccacgggccttgaagttaatgactatGTAAGTCTCCggtggccatcatataagcaaccacaggactcgaacctgagaccacagagggaccaaatctcttgatcccaagtttttaccactgtaccaccacctagatagcTACGTTTTTACTTAGCTTAAAAGGAGACCAGTCCATTTTTTCTGAAATTCGATGTCATTCAACAGCATAAACTAGCAAAAAGGTTTGTGTGCATTTGGTCTTGTTCCCTTGTCAtttgttgattaattattcatttattctATGAATTTGATGTGAGGAAttcatttttgaattttcccacgttgaatttgtaattttcttttaatttgtaactTTCGATTTAGTGCATAGATGTAATTCACTGGAACACTTGTAGAATATCCATACATTGGtaggtgtttttcttcttcttattgttgttgtttttgttttttttgtttttggattaatTAATATGGTTTCATAACTATTTCCTCTGGTGAGAATTCAGGCAGAACACCATTTGGAGTCTTGGACAGAGAGAGCAAGATGGGAACTGATTAAAAAATGAAGTCAGTCTACTTAGCAAGCTTGAGGGAAGACTGGAAGAGCCTGACTGAATTCTATGAGAAACATAAAGATCGCCTGTTGACTCCAATGCCAGTCTCGAAAGATACTGCATTTTCATATGGCTGTCTACAGTGAAGATGAGAAATTGCTCAAGGATCTACTTGATTCTGCACAGTATTTGCCTACGTCCCTGGATCATGAGCCTcccatttatattaaaaatatttatggaaaCACACCACTTCATTTATCAGCCAGCAGAGGAAACTTTGAGGCAGTAAAGCTCTTGGTGGAAGAATCAAAGAAAATCCTTGTGGGAGAAtcagaaaaatgataaaacagatataatgttgatgaaaaacaagtacGGCGAGGCCCCATTGTTTAGAGCCGCTGCATTTGATCAGACTGAAATAGTCAAGTATTTGACTCAACAACCTGCTCGGATAGAAAATGATGAGCTTTTATTAGTTCATCGCCAAAGGGATGATTACCAATCTATTGTTCATGTTGCCGTCCTAGGGGAATATTTTGGTCTGCTCTCTTCTCTGTTTCAAGTTAAATGCTAAGATATATTCAtgcaaaaaatcacaaaaactttttaattttgcttttcattGCAGAAACTGCTGTGCTGCTGTTAAAACTTGGATAAGTCACTTAGCGAGTTGAAAGACCGATTCAATTGTTATTCCGAAACAGGAATGCCGGTAAtcaattgttattgttttaagatttttccaaattcttattgtttttttttacgggactaaatatgatttttctctCATCCTCTGTCTATAATGTTGTAAAAATCGGTAATTATAACTTCAAAAAACTATAACGTTTTAAAGTTTTTAGTGAAattattttcccttttaaatTCCTCCCttccaaacttcaatttcttatcGAACTAATTTAGTTAGCatccatttttcctttttcaaaaaagttCACTAATTGGCTAGACAAATAGTTTTGAATACAGGTTCcccgaaataaaataaaataaaataatttcaggccgtttttttatattttcatttgaaaaatattgcgAGATAGCATTCTTgacccaaaaataaaagaacgaGAAGGACTACTAAGCTAAGGATAAATTGAGAAATTCAATTCGGAACCCATCGAATTTGTCTCCAAGAAACTGTACCCAATCTGGGACTGGTGTGGGCTAAAATggattgaacattttttttattcttttaaatccAGGACTGAAATAACCGCCGGTCCTTTCAAGGAAtgctaataaatttgaaagccCAGCCTGCCCCAAAGATGCTTTCCCATTTTCAGGCCCGAAATGTGCATTTTAGAGTGGAGGGTGAATGGTGGAAAAACGCTGGTTTTGGTGATTATGTCTAGTGGGACCCGGGGGGGGGGATCTGATGCTTGTTTTAGTTCACTCATATTTGGTACAGGATTCGATTCTATCTGTTTCTTTCTTGACTTCCTCGTGCTCCAGATGGTCGTTTTACATGTTGTGCTTTACTCCTGCCAATGGTTGAATAGCCGCGGTGAGGAATGGACATGGAAGGAAGAGCATAATCAATGTGCATTTTAGAGTGGAGGGTGAATGGTGGAAAAACGCTGGTTTTGGTGATTATGTCTAGTGGGACGGGGGGAGGGGGGATCTGATGCTTGTTTTAGTTCACTCATATTGGTACAGGATTCGATTCTATCTGTTTCTTTCTTGACTTCCTCGTGCTCCAGATGGTCGTTTTACATGTTGTGCTTTACTCCTGCCAATGGTTGAATAGCCGCGGTGAGGAATGGACATGGAAGGAAGAGCATAATCTCCATGggatacaaaatataattaaaagcaaaGCATCGTAATCGTCTTTAAATGATCGTGTTCATCACATTATCTAGCAGGAATAAATCAAGGAAAGAGGAAGATCCGATGATGATTTGGAGCTTACATCATAGAGCATTGCTTAACATAATCATTCTAAATTTTAACTGAATATTTTAGTAGTGTTGTAGCTCTACAAGCTAAAACTGTTTCCTCTGGTAAGAATTCAGGCAGAAAACCAATTCGACAGAGAGAGCAAGATGGGAACTCCTTCAGAAATGAAGCCAGCCTACATCGCAACCTTGGAGGAAGACTGGAAGAGCCTGGCTGAATTCTATGAGAAACATAAAGATCGCCTGTTGACTCCAATGCCAGTCTCCAAAGATACTGCATTTCATATGGCTGTCTACAGTGAAGATGAGAAATTGCTCAAGTGTCTTCTTGATTACGCACAGGATGTGCCTACGTCCCAGGATCATAAACATCCCATTAGTATTACAAATGTTTATGGACACACACCACTTCATTTAGCAGCCAGCAGAGGAAACTCTGAGGCAGTAAAGCTCTTGGTGGAGGAATCAAAGAAAATCCTTGTGGGTGAAtcagaaaatgagaaaaaagatataatgttgatgaaaaacaagttcGGCGAGACCCCTTTGTTTAGAGCTGCTGCGTTTGGTCAGACTAAAATAGTCAAGTATTTGACTCATCAACCTGCACAAATAGTCAATGATGAGCTTTTATTAGTTCATCGCCAAAGGAATGATGGACAATCTATTCTTCATGTTGCAGTCCTAGGGGAGAATTTTGGTATCCTCTCTTCTCTGTTTCAAATTAAATGCTAAGATATATTCATgctaaaaatcacaaaaacaaaaaattaataataattttgcttTTCATTGCAGAAACTGCTGTGCTGCTGTTAGAACTTGATAAATCACTTAGCAAGTTGACAGACAGCGGGGGGAAAACTTGTCTTGGTTTGTTGGCCGAGATACCTTCCGCTTTCAAGAGTGGACACTCTATGAGTATATTCAGCCGATACCTTTACATGTGTATGTTCTATACTAAATgcctgcttgttttttttttttttagaaaaacatgaaTCTAATGCTTTTAGGGGTTATTTGCTGttagatattaatattattggacatttatttaacattatatttttccTGGAAGCAAGGTGTTTTACCtgaatttcttttaatgttaaaatttcaGGCTGTCACTAGTGTCATCGATATTTTGAAACtccaaaattttcttcttattttaaaCCTTGTGAAGATTTGATTGACTTGCATGCGAGTATTTTAAAGGTCTTCCGGTTCAAGATGAGTGTGATGGGGCCATCAATGAAGAAACCCGAAGAGTTCGGGAAGATCCGGAGAGTGGCCAAAGGAGGAATATGAATAGTCGATTTAGCAACCATGTCCACGGAGGTACAGGAAGAGCAAACCTAGTTTAACCTCTGATGGACTATCTAATGATTGAAGAATTTAAGCTACAGTAACATTATTGGTAGAATGAAGCCTTCCCTAGGAAATGCAACTGGGAAGAATATAACTAATCAGAAGATATCTAGTCTGGTATTTGATTCCTTCGTATATTTGACTACTATTTGCTGTTCATTGGCAGTGTTAGAATGGATCAACGGATCAGTCTGCAGATTCTCCTTCAAAGGTATTTCTCCCAACCCAAAACCCAACCAAACTCAAAACGCTGATCACCTCCATTCTTTCTCTCTTGTCTAATGAATAGGGTGGCCGATGGTGGAAAGAATCTGGGAAAATAAGAGGAAGCATAAATTTGCCTTGCGACTGGCAAAAATGCTAATAAAGAGTGATGTTTCGTGGGATCAAGTTATTGCTGTACAGGGCCTGTATGGAGCTAGCACTGGATCCCCTGTCTCTGGTCCTTCGCATCCTTTGCTTACAGCAACAAAAACAGGAATACTAGAGGTTGTTTATGAAATGCTCACAGAGCATCCCCCGTCTGTTGATCTTCTTGACAAAGAAGGGAAGAACATATTGCATGTAGCTATAATGTACAGACGCAAGGATATTTTCAATCTTATACAGAGTAACCGGATAATATCGAATAGGATGAGCTATGGAATTGGCAAAGATGGCTACACATTGTTGCACCAAGTAGCAAACAACAAGTATTACTCTGTAGGAAGCAAGCATGGTCCTGCACTACAATTACACGAAGAGTTAAAATGGTTCACAGTAAGGCCCTTTCGTACCAGTATCTTTAGATCATTGTATCAgaaaaagtttatattattttaacctaCCAACGTAAATTGGAATCATCCTGGGTGATTTAGAATTGAATCCCAATTTCGTATAACTTTTCATTTTGAGGAGTTTACTGTCATGTTCTCCTTTCGTATGCAGCGTGTCGAGAAGGTCATCCCTTCTTATTATGCCAAGCTCCGCGACTCTAAGCGTAAAATGACTGCAGAGGAGCTCTTCAATTATATGCACAAAAAGCAACTCCTGGCCGCACAACAATGGGTCAAGGAAACTGCTCAGTCATGTTCAGCTGTAGCTGTTCTTGTTGCTACCATTGTCTTTGCTGCTGCCTACACTGTACCTGGTGGTTCAAATGATAAGGGCATTCCAATTTTCCTCCACAAaaactttttcttgtttttcaccaTCATGGATGTTATCGCCTTAGCAAGCTCCTTGACCTCAGTTGTGATGTTCCTCTCTATCCTCACTTCTCCTTTTGATTACGAAGATTTTCGTAACTCAATCCCTCGAAAATTGACTTTGGGATTCACTTTGCTCTTCTTCTCCGTGATGGCTACCATGCTTGCTTTCGCTGCCACCATTTTGCTCATCGTTCAATCAGAGAAACAATTGACAGCAAGTTTGATTTCAATGGCCGCATTTTTTCCCGTCTCCGTG harbors:
- the LOC18105163 gene encoding uncharacterized protein LOC18105163, whose protein sequence is MGTPSEMKPAYIATLEEDWKSLAEFYEKHKDRLLTPMPVSKDTAFHMAVYSEDEKLLKCLLDYAQDVPTSQDHKHPISITNVYGHTPLHLAASRGNSEAVKLLVEESKKILVGESENEKKDIMLMKNKFGETPLFRAAAFGQTKIVKYLTHQPAQIVNDELLLVHRQRNDGQSILHVAVLGENFETAVLLLELDKSLSKLTDSGGKTCLGLLAEIPSAFKSGHSMSIFSRYLYMCLPVQDECDGAINEETRRVREDPESGQRRNMNSRFSNHVHGVLEWINGSVCRFSFKGWPMVERIWENKRKHKFALRLAKMLIKSDVSWDQVIAVQGLYGASTGSPVSGPSHPLLTATKTGILEVVYEMLTEHPPSVDLLDKEGKNILHVAIMYRRKDIFNLIQSNRIISNRMSYGIGKDGYTLLHQVANNKYYSVGSKHGPALQLHEELKWFTRVEKVIPSYYAKLRDSKRKMTAEELFNYMHKKQLLAAQQWVKETAQSCSAVAVLVATIVFAAAYTVPGGSNDKGIPIFLHKNFFLFFTIMDVIALASSLTSVVMFLSILTSPFDYEDFRNSIPRKLTLGFTLLFFSVMATMLAFAATILLIVQSEKQLTASLISMAAFFPVSVFALMQFRLFAAFMRSTKGIRKAMSRSLPWFGAPSLFRKRKQRRHLFQKK